In Amyelois transitella isolate CPQ chromosome 5, ilAmyTran1.1, whole genome shotgun sequence, one DNA window encodes the following:
- the LOC106131819 gene encoding protein singles bar, whose product MTRGPTIVRVAPGGSGGGRGIKCCCCRCCECINFGYLTTQHGVIKLAEAMLGGLCQSLLVKYGMSEASSMGSAFHGFLTTASACLLTTALLITCYVLSSNSQQLIRQSIFECLFNAVACFLYLSASSYMGVAVNIYLYPRYALVNMYAAYPAMTAVYYIGVIVGILHGVDAYISYKGLKGYR is encoded by the exons ATGACTCGCGGACCGACGATAGTACGTGTGGCGCCGGGCGGCAGCGGTGGTGGTAGAGGCATCAAATGCTGTTGTTGTCGATGCTGCGAATGCATTAATTTTGGGTACCTCACCACTCAACATGGAGTTATTAAATTGGCAGAAGCT ATGTTGGGCGGCCTGTGCCAAAGTTTGCTGGTGAAATACGGCATGTCGGAGGCCAGTAGCATGGGCTCCGCGTTCCACGGGTTCCTCACCACGGCATCTGCCTGTCTGCTTACGACAGCCTTGCTCATCACCTGCTACGTGCTATCTTCAAACTCGCAGCAGTTAATCAGGCAgtctattttt GAATGTCTCTTCAATGCAGTCGCTTGTTTCCTGTACCTGTCAGCCTCTTCGTACATGGGCGTGGCTGTGAACATCTACCTGTACCCACGATACGCTCTCGTCAATATGTACGCCGCCTATCCGGCGATGACTGCGGTTTAT TACATTGGGGTGATTGTTGGGATTCTACATGGAGTAGATGCGTATATATCGTACAAAGGCTTAAAAGGATATCGatga
- the LOC106131817 gene encoding uncharacterized protein LOC106131817 — translation MSHTVTITRTTAVSSGNSGNFLYINSGYVSSLPGLLKLAQLLLGAACVGVMTYYYDHSYSKVLPKAELFFLLVAVAFLIGTFCLYISYLISLSTATMISKTVYEVIYHGLAFILYLAAGIVLITEVNQNKRSSTYEPYLAASIMGLVLAGLYLLSTVFANRSYRSL, via the exons ATGTCGCACACGGTGACCATTACGCGTACGACGGCAGTGTCTTCGGGCAACTCAGGCAATTTCCTCTACATCAATAGCGGCTACGTGTCTAGTTTGCCTGGTCTGCTTAAATTGGCCCAACTG tTACTGGGTGCAGCGTGCGTAGGAGTAATGACCTACTATTATGACCACAGTTACTCCAAAGTTTTGCCAAAAGCTGAATTATTCTTCCTTCTGGTTGCTGTGGCCTTCCTAATTGGAACATTTTGCCTTTATATATCCTACCTGATATCATTGTCTACCGCTACAATGATTTCGAAAACTGTTTAT GAGGTGATATATCACGGTCTGGCATTCATTTTGTACCTAGCTGCTGGCATTGTCTTGATAACTGAAGTAAATCAGAACAAACGATCCAGCACCTACGAGCCGTATCTAGCAGCTTCG atcATGGGGCTCGTGCTAGCGGGGCTATACCTGCTCAGCACAGTGTTCGCAAACCGTTCTTACCGTAGCCTTTAA